One part of the Desulfomicrobium apsheronum genome encodes these proteins:
- the wtpA gene encoding tungstate ABC transporter substrate-binding protein WtpA → MNSYLLKVLFLVALLGVCASGSALAEPSGKLVVFHAGSLAVPFADMEKAFEAKYPKVDVQRESGGSTKLARMITELGKPADIMASADYLVIDKMLVPEFAKWNARFATNQIVLCYTPTSRYADEINDKNWFEILQRPDVVWGHSDPNLDPCGYRSLMTIQLAEKFTGQPGLYDKVLANRPEKNVRPKSVELISMMQSGNMDYAFEYMSVAVQHGLEYVTFDDHINLGNYAMDPFYKSAVVKVTGKEPGAFMELTGSSITYGVTMLKAAANPEAAEAFLAYLLDEQGGLAILKAQGQPPIVPASVGSDAMHEALPQGLKALVKVAK, encoded by the coding sequence ATGAATTCCTATCTTTTGAAAGTGCTTTTCCTTGTAGCCCTGCTCGGCGTCTGCGCGAGCGGATCAGCTTTGGCCGAGCCGTCGGGCAAGCTGGTGGTCTTCCATGCCGGAAGCCTGGCCGTGCCTTTTGCCGACATGGAAAAGGCTTTTGAAGCCAAATACCCCAAGGTCGACGTGCAGCGCGAATCCGGCGGCAGCACCAAGCTTGCGCGCATGATCACGGAACTTGGCAAGCCTGCGGACATCATGGCCTCCGCCGACTATCTGGTCATCGACAAGATGCTCGTACCTGAATTCGCGAAGTGGAACGCCCGTTTCGCCACCAACCAGATCGTGCTCTGCTACACCCCCACAAGCAGATATGCCGACGAAATAAATGACAAGAACTGGTTTGAGATCCTGCAGCGTCCGGACGTCGTCTGGGGACATTCGGATCCGAATCTGGATCCTTGTGGCTATCGCAGCCTGATGACCATCCAGCTCGCCGAAAAGTTCACGGGTCAGCCGGGCCTTTACGACAAGGTGCTCGCCAACCGGCCGGAGAAGAACGTCCGTCCCAAGTCCGTGGAGCTCATTTCCATGATGCAGTCGGGCAACATGGACTATGCCTTCGAGTACATGTCCGTGGCCGTGCAGCACGGGCTTGAATACGTGACCTTCGACGACCACATCAACCTTGGCAACTATGCCATGGATCCTTTCTACAAGAGCGCCGTGGTCAAGGTCACGGGCAAGGAACCGGGCGCGTTCATGGAACTTACTGGCAGTTCCATCACCTACGGCGTGACCATGCTCAAGGCGGCGGCCAATCCCGAGGCGGCCGAGGCATTTCTGGCCTATCTGCTGGACGAGCAGGGTGGGCTTGCAATTCTGAAGGCCCAGGGCCAGCCGCCCATCGTTCCGGCCAGCGTCGGATCGGACGCGATGCACGAGGCGCTTCCGCAGGGTCTGAAGGCGCTGGTCAAGGTCGCAAAATAA
- a CDS encoding ABC transporter permease, translating to MDVPVAMQSRGGFLRSLPGRVFQFWLIASCILVLVFIVAPLARTVVSPDAEQMWKTLGDPDVLRSVGLSMGASAMASVLALIMGTPLAYILARREFAGKKIVESLIDLPIMIPHPVIGIAFLTLAGRNNWFGGLLASMGIEIMGTVTGITVVLFFVGLPFYINTAKAGFESVSPRLEKVSRSLGAGPGATFFRVTLPLCRRAMLVGMIMCMARALSEFGAVVIVAYHPMIAPVLMFERFTAYGLKYSQPVAVILIVVSLLFFIALRVVSRPQRRDS from the coding sequence ATGGATGTTCCGGTTGCCATGCAGAGCCGGGGAGGCTTTTTGCGAAGCCTTCCCGGCCGCGTGTTTCAGTTTTGGCTGATCGCGTCCTGTATTCTGGTCCTGGTCTTTATCGTCGCTCCGCTGGCCCGGACCGTGGTTTCTCCGGATGCCGAGCAGATGTGGAAGACCCTGGGCGATCCCGATGTGCTGCGTTCCGTGGGGCTGTCCATGGGGGCATCGGCCATGGCCTCCGTCCTTGCGTTGATCATGGGCACGCCACTGGCCTATATTCTGGCCCGACGGGAGTTCGCGGGGAAGAAGATCGTGGAGAGCCTCATCGATCTGCCCATCATGATCCCGCACCCGGTCATCGGCATCGCCTTTTTGACCCTGGCCGGCCGGAACAACTGGTTCGGCGGCCTGCTCGCGAGCATGGGCATCGAAATCATGGGCACGGTCACGGGCATCACCGTGGTGCTTTTCTTCGTGGGCCTGCCCTTTTACATCAATACGGCCAAGGCCGGATTCGAGAGCGTTTCTCCGCGTCTGGAGAAGGTTTCCCGTTCCCTTGGCGCGGGCCCCGGCGCAACCTTTTTCCGCGTGACCCTGCCCCTGTGCCGCCGCGCCATGCTGGTCGGCATGATCATGTGCATGGCGCGGGCCCTGAGCGAGTTCGGAGCCGTGGTCATCGTCGCCTATCACCCCATGATCGCGCCGGTGCTCATGTTCGAGCGCTTCACCGCCTACGGACTCAAATATTCGCAACCCGTGGCCGTGATCCTCATCGTGGTCAGTCTGCTCTTTTTCATCGCCCTGCGCGTTGTCTCCCGGCCCCAGAGGAGGGATTCATGA